cttaagtggtagagaaagtcagcatataaaaaccaactcttcttcttcgtcatcatcCTTCATCTGCTCCAGACGGCTAAGTACATACATGGCGCCATCTTATCCTGAGTTAATACAACGACTGATAACAGCCTAAGCAAAGTCCCCGGGCGGCTGCAAGGGCTGTTCCCCCAAGACTGCTGTccgagattcaaaactgataaaaggaagtattactttacacaacgcatagttaaattgtggaactccctgccccaggatttggtgagggctgccaacttggaaggcttgaagaggggggtggacatgttcatggaaagagtattcatggctactagtaaaaatggatactaatcatgatgcatccctattctctccaggatcagaggagcatgccgaatatattaggtgctgtgaaacacagacaggacaatgttgctgcagttgtcttgtttgtgggcttcctagaggaacctggttggccactgtgtgaacacactgctggacttgatgggtctcagtctgatccagcacggcttttcttatgttcttatgagatgctttcaaaatggagatgctggagCTCTGCCGCTCAGCTATGGCTTCTGGCCCCACTGGCAGCATCACTGCATATCTGCTTTGCTTCTTCTTCCATCCCTCTGATCTCCTTCCACAATTGTGACTAAATTATTTTGGGCAGGCACCTATGTTAAGCGCCAGTATTTAAATGGGTTCATCGTAATCTTCAAGTAGACAGCAATGCTGCACTTGCTGGCTTGCAGGACCCTCCAGGGCtatttttctttggggggggggatccacttACACGTAGGAACCAAGAGTTCCACATCATGCCtgcttagggaggggctgtggctcagtggcaaagcatctgcttggcatgcagaagttcaatccctggcatctccaattaaagggactaagcaagtaggtgatgtgaaagacctctgcctgagaccctggagagccgctgccggtctgagtagacagtcctgactttgatggacccagggtctaatTCGAttgaggaggagctgtggctcaatgttagagcatttgtttggcatgcagaaggtccaaggtcaatccccagcatctccagttaaagggactaggcaagtagatgatgtgaaagacctctgcctgaaaccctggagagccgctgctagtctgagcagtaggattgcctggtccttcttcaccaccggcgggagattttgggggtggaacctgaggagggcaaggtttggggagggactttaaatgtcatagagtccaattgccaaagcggccattttctccaggtgaactgatctctatcggctggagatcagttgtagcagcaggagatctccagctactacctggaggttggcaaccctactgagcagacaatactgacttcgatggaccaagggtctgagtcagtataaggtaTCTTTGTGTGTTCATGAGCTGAGAGTAGCTGGACAGGAAGCCGAAGCTGCTCAGTAGCAGAGCGGCCGTGACGCTTGGCTTGTTCCTCATTTACAGCACAGCTCTGGGTTTTCAGCTTGGGCTTCCGGTTCCCGGGTCTTTCTTTGTTTCCCACGGTTCTGACCTTGCCACCGATGAGGTCATAACTCTGTCCACTTCCTCTCTGCAACATGCCACTTCCGGTCACATGGTTcagccccgccccaccccccggTCCAGAAAGGTTGAAGACCTCTGAAACAAACCACCATGTGCTATGATGCCTTACTagctattgggggtggggggaggggagaacctgATTTTAAGAGCAAGTTTGAAACAGGCATAATTTAACAGCTTCCcctattcaaaacaaaacaaaacacaacaaccCCACGGCGACAGAACAGCACAATTTGTAATCTCACCGAAACTAACCCTGTAAATAAATTCTGTCTCTTCCCAGCTGCATTAAGAGCAAGGGTCACATACTGGTCGTAAGGTGGTTGGAGTTACAGAAACATTACCTTTTTCTCTCATTGTTACTTTTAtcatgtgcattttttaaaaaaggatctttTTTTCCAGTCAAATGCTGCCCCCTTCTGGTGAACAGCAATTTTCCTGGTAAGGTGAGGACTATGGCTAGTTTAGGCTAATCTTAAAGGTGTGTATTCAAGTACCAGGCATTGCTGCTCTGaaggtttttatttattaagGGAAGCTAATTAATGCTTGTGCAAAGCTGTTCTAGAGACACGAAGGCTGTTATAAAAACCCAAACTACAGCATTTCTTTCCATTGAGATGTGCTAAATTGAAAGTCACAGTGTGAGAGGGGAGAGAGAtaatttagaccaggggtggggaaggtcaggcccgggggccgtctaaggcccgcaaaatcatttggtctggcccttcgtgggtcctggcagatctctagctcagaaggatctaatacTGGTGATCCAcctcctcctgcagacaggaatagccgctattcaaggtggatgtttgttttgccgagaaaaggaaccttttcccccccttgcagaagagtagttagctatggagctgctaggaccacccaagaaactatgttaaccctttcccacccgggctgtggagaaacgtattccctctgtactacaagagggctgggggtggaagtggcgacaataaaggggtaaagggggcagggccagaatgtgggggggggggcgagttcttagccagtgtgtcctcgtttctcccctgcaggtggaggtagcaggagccagctgtagaatctggccacgaccatgcagagcaggagcaaatctggcgtgtggctggacggctatgcccagctaatgcaacagaccatcctgtaccacCAGGTAGGCAAGTGCGCCAATGGTTggaggcctgcctgcttgcctgcgctgggggggtggtcatctggggcagctgcctgcttggggcttggtcggctaatttttaagttgataattttgtatggcctgcaaatgtcATAAATATTGAAATGGCTCTTGGCggagaaaaggttccccacccctgatttagacccTTCTCTTGTTGGGACCATTAgggaatattggttcttgtaggttatccgggctgtgtaaccgtggtcttggaattttctttcctgacgtttcgccagcaactgtggcaggcatcttcagagtagtaacactgaaggacagtgtctctcagtgtcaagggtgtaggaagagtaatatatagtcagaaaggggttgggtttgagctgagtattgtcctgcaaaagtattgtcctgtaagtatcaagataatgtgctaatgagggtatggtatgttaatatggaaccattgtatcctgaagtgatctgttaatgtgtgtaatccaaagctaatctgtatggctattgttgaatgttgtctttgtctggaggtttttcagggcaggaagccaagccaagaaaaacctccagacaaagacaacattcaacaatagccatacagattagctttggattacacacattaacagatcacttcaggatacaatggttccatattaacataccataccctcattagcacattatcttgatacttacaggacaatacttttgcaggacaatactcagctcaaacccaacccctttctgactatatattactcttcctacacccttgccactgagagacactgtccttcagtgttactactctgaagatgcctgccacagttgctggcgaaacgtcaggaaagaaaattccaagaccacggttacacagcccggataacctacaagaaccaatgaactctgaccgtgaaagccttcgacaatatttcattaGGGAATAATCCATTAAAACTACTTGTGAGTTTGGTCTTTCGCTTAAACGGGAAGGCAACTGTCAGACACTTTTTGAGAAGGCTGCTTCCAAACTTTGGTTTCCTTCAGCAGTTTTAGATTGTGCCAGTTATCCTCAAAAGAACATCCGACATGCAACCAGCCAGATGTTAACTGTGTCAACAGCTGCTGCGCCACACGCATAGGAGAAGGGAGACAGCAGCAGCTGTGCACAGGATCAGCAACGGTGGCTCCCAAACCCCCTTTATCAACAGACACCTCTTCCAAGCAGGTACATCGTACTTCATTTTCCAGTGTGTCACTATCATGGCCAGGAGGTACCTGGAAGCGTCTAAAATTGATCTACATCCAAGGAGATCTAACAGGTGCACAGTGAAACATTTTACAAAAGCAACCAGGCGATACTCTTGACTGGTGTCACAATCTGGATCAGCGTttaacctttttacccttgcggaaaTCTTGAAATAATATtgattacatatgattagcctagtCACTATTTCTCACAgaacccctagcgatttctcgcaaaaccctggttgagaaacgctgatCTAGATGGTTGAGCATCTGGCTGCCAGAATAGTTTTAGCGAAAAAATGGAAGCAGCCACTTCTTccggacatagaagaatggaaagaaaaactaatGGAGTATGCCATTGTGGCAAAAATGACCAACATGATGAACATAAGAAATGACACAAGTTATGAGCAGTTTCATGAAAaattgaaattattttataaatgagGTCTAATGCtaacaaaaaccaaaaataatcctacGGCAGTGACATTTGACCCTATTTTATATCTAAATAACTATGTTAATTGTCGAGATATTAAATATTCCTGATAGAAAACATGGGGAGCATTTTTGACCACATTACACAATTAACAATGTCTGAATATTTTTATATAACTTGGGTAACTATTTGATTATATGATTAGTAATGCCtgactaattttttatttttttcagattttgggtaattaatattaataatggCTCAAAAAGCATGGCAATATGATATGTATgtgtattttcattttttaaattgtattgtggAAACCCtcactctttccctctccccttctttttccttttgtaccccttttataaaacaaaaaaataagaaaaaaaacaacacagatggCCGAGCATATGCACACATTGCTCCAAAACCACACCATCACCTGAGTTGCTGGTCTTGGGAGGCAGAATGAAAAAAGGTCCTCAACTGAGTAAAGGACACTTTAATCTAAGCTGGCAGTTAAGACATTGTGCCAGAGGGAAGAGGGGGTACGTTACCTAGACTGCTTTCTCTTGTAGACACCTCAGCAGTGGTTTTATTTTAGACATTTTTACCAGGGCAATCCCAAGCAGAATTACAACCCTTCTTTCTACATTAACCAATTCAATGGACGCAcaagggtataactctggttTAGGACTGCATGGCAAATCACCTTGCCGCACAAGGATAAACAAAGGTTAAGGCATCACATGAGACACATTGTGAAGCTGCTGATGTGCACCAGATACACTGCAGGAGGCTGATGCAGCAGATACGGGACAGTAAAATTAAGCAGTGAAGGGGTGAAGCTATATGGACAAGGTGGTCCCACATATCgggacccctcccttccccccaccaaatATTTGTATACCCATtatatatcaggggtgtcaaacacatttgtcacgagggccggatatgacataagtgacacttggttgggccggaccatgcctcgccagctcagatcaggactggggggtgggttgccttggctggctcacgggcccgATAAGATCCCTCAAGGGGCGGGGGATCTGGCcaccgggccgtatgtttgacatctGCGCATTATAAAGTTTTGGGGTAGGGCTGACAACTCCtacctgggaaattcctagagatttgggggtagtacCTGTGGAGGGGGGTATTGAGGGAGGATTTCacttagactctatggtataccatattATAATAAACTTTTTTAtcagtgtttaggattgcactggtagaaATGGCTAAATAAAATACTGCTGACATGTCTACAAAAGAAAATAACCTAGGTAGGTTCCTTCTGGTTTATTATAAACACTATAAtactctatggtatatcatagcgCCTGctctttgaagctgccattttctccaggagaactgatctctacttgGGGGAGATCAGATGtagttccaggagaactccaggccccacctggagaagctggcaaccctataataaaACCTGGAGGCAATGACaaggaaactgggaagggcattCAGATATTAGCAAAATATTTTTCAGCCAACTATTTTTTCATCCATGACCATCCTGTGTAACATTACAGTCCATTAAATACCAGGGTGCATGAAAGGCTGTGAAAAATGAAAAGCCGAAAGGGGAagtaaaatcattaaaaaaaaaaaaaaaaggtttcactTCTCAAATGCCTTTTAAAACTTAAGAGCATGACAAAATGCTGTTAAAATGTTAGTCAGTGGTCAGATATAGAAGCAAGAAGAATAAACCTAATGATTAGATGACAGGCTCTTAAGAACTGGAGGATTCTCTCTTGAATGAGCAGTTCTCTACAAGGAAGCGGCAACAGCGCTCAAGATGTTTCGGTGACACCGATTAGCGAGGCAACTCTTCCCCTTGCTGCACTTCCAGACGATTCACGTCGGCTCCTGCGGTTCCAGTTCCCTGAGAAATCCTGAACCAAGCACAGCAGTGCCTTGCTGAGCACCTGAAAACCAGTACTCCAGAGGCTAGCCAAGGTATTCTCAAGGCGAGTTCACGCCTCCTTAAGAGAGCTGTCTGAAGTGAGGAAGAGACCTCTCGCTCGACGAACACAAAAATGACGCTCACTTGGGTGACAAAGAAACCAGTGAGAAGATCTGTAAACGAGCTATTTATTTGGAGATTACACCGATTTAAAATGTTAGCATTGGGCATCTACAATAGCTGACCTTTCCACAAACATCTATTTTCACTCTtccacttcgggggggggggggaggaagagtgttCTCAGGAATgtgtacaaagaaaaaaaaatgatacGTGTTTAAACTTGCCCGGTGTACTAATACCACACATTTTGTCCAGTACTGCTGCCTTGGAAGAGGGTAGCCTCCGTTGGGCTTTGCCATTTATTGCATTATCAATCTGGGCGCGTCCAAGTCAAGCCAGAAACTTCGGCTTGGGTACCCAATGGTGCTGTGCTGATCTTGTCTGAGCTGTGGAACGAAGACAAGAGGAAGTAATGAAAAAAAGAAGTCCGCTACTGTGTTTCATCTCGTTTAGAGCAAAAAGTTCTGAAAGCAGAAAGAGGCCTTCCTCCAGTGCTTGAAACAGGGGCTAGAGTGACAAAGGAGTTACAGCACAGAGTACTGCCACTCCACTCTTTgccaatgaagaagagttggtttttatatgccgactttctctaccacttaaggaagaatcaaaccaacttacaatcaccttctttccctctccccacaacagacaccctgtgaggtaggtgggctgagagagttctgagagaactgtgactagcccaaggtcacccagctggcttcatgtgtacaagtgggggaaacaaatccagttcaccagattaacgtccgccgctcatgtggaggagtggggaatcaaacctggttctccagatcagagtccaccactccaaaccaccgctcttaaccactataccacacaacGCACTCGCTAGTCtcgccctgccctggatggcccaggcttgccggatctcgccagatctcagaaactaagcagggtcagccctggttggtacttggatgggagaccaccaaggaagtccagggttgctatgcagaggcaggcaacggcaaaccacctctggccttgaaaaccctatggggttgctgtaagttggctgcaacctgatggAACTTTCTACTACCATATTCAAAAGACCTGCAATGACCGATTCTAGAAACCTTGTTGTGGGAAAGTAGATTTTTGAACTGAAACTAGTAGGTTTCATACTGGTTTCATCAGGAAACCAAGTGGCTCCAGGGGATACGTCTCAAACCCTTttacagcgccatcctaagcaaagttacatgcGAAGTTACTTGGCTACAAAGTTTGAGAACCGGAGTTCTTTCTTATGCTCATTTGAACAGACAGGGATTTACTCAGGGGTTGCAACTCTTTCTGAAGATGTATGAAACTAAGAATATTCTGTAACTTGAATGATCATTCGCAGTAGATCTTGTGCTGCATGAACCACTTTGGGATTTCTGATCAAAAACAGGCGAAACATCTCCCGTTTCCAAAGAAAGTGGGTAAGCAAAGCAAAATTTTTGATATACAGGCCTGGTCATTATCATCTGTGAGACAACGCCCCCAAGTCAGAATAGTCTAACAGGCCTAGGCGCCATTTCTTTGAGGGAACCATGCTCTGCCAAGCCCTCACCTGGTGTCGGCAGCAGGCCAGGTCTTCCAAGCAGTGGCCGCTTGGCCGGCAGGTGTGCCGAAGGACCCAAGGCGATTGGTCTCTTAGCAGAATGTGTTAGAAGAGGCGGTGGTTTACCTTTGGGGCCTGGccagggagggaaaaaaagaaaggggaaattaGTTGGTGTGAAATCAAGGCCTTTAATATCTGGAATTATTCACAACTGGAAATATTCTGGAATCTGGAAATATTTGCGGCAGCGAACAGCCTTCCAGCCTAAGCCGCTCCTAAAGGATTAAATACGAAAACGGCTCATTCCGACAAAACGAACGTCTTGCGCCGTTTCACAActcggtttaaaaaaaaaaaaaaaaacatcaattgaaacttaagttttttttaaaaaaaacaatcaggTTTACCAACCTGGTGTTGGAAGAAGACCCCCCAATGGCCTCTCACCCAACAAAGCAGGCTTAGCTGAAGGTACAATGGCAGACTGCCCCATCGCCGGATTCCGTCCGGGCGTCGGAAGAAGAGGTGGAGGTTTACTCAAGGTCTGCGGGAGGGCGCTGGTGCTCGGCCTGGCACTTGGTGGGAAGGCAGCATCTTCAACTGCGGGCGCTAAAGGAACAGCTTCTGGAACGAAGCCTGGGTTAGGAGAACTGAGAGTTAGCCAGCAGTACGCATTCAGCAGAGAACAACCAACTAATGGCAAAGATCTGTAGCTTGGCAGCATATTTTCgtagtgttctttttttttttttttaaagccacgtGCTTCCTTTGGCCAAGCCAATACTTAAGATCTGGTTAAGAGGACTCAAGTTTGATGGACAGAAGTTGGAAGACTGTTTTAAGCCGCAAAGCTTTCAGGGTTTTCTTTATCCGGTTTGCAAAAAATAAGATAATCAGGCAGTCGATGTCAGCCACTGCCTTCCCGAATGCAAGATTTCGCTTAacctaacttttaaaaataagcacGTGATGGCTTTTGGTATGTAATGGTGACTGTTATCGGGGGACAGGCAGCGATGGGGAAGCGGTTGCTCTTCAGGACGTCTGGACGCACCAGGGGTTTATAACTACTGATCTGCGAGCAGATCATGGCTTCCCGCTAACCCACTTTGTGGTAGTGGCTCCCCTGAGCCACCACAATGTGGGAATGTTCCGCTGCTGCTTTTAGCAGAAACCGAAACTGTTTGCGCTCCCACAAATACGATTAAATGTATCACGCAAAGGGACAGGTTGTATTTTCCCCATACTGCTGTGTGAATGGGGGCCAAAGATTCTACACACAAGTGAGCATCTTCTTTGATGGGAGGCAGCTCAAGTAAGGACTACCAGGTAAAGATAGGCAGTTCGCATGCATATGGTGTTGAGTACATAGAaaactctgtgtgtatgtggtgtGCAGCTCTACTTTAAATACCACATACCCAGGCTAGACCTATGGGAAATATTGCCTATGGGAACTGTATGCGTATGAAAACCATTTAAGATGATTTTAAGTAACGTTTGCATTTAAATGAGATTTTTATGGATAGCAGGGCTTTTACTTTCACATGACAGATGTTGCAACTTTTATATATAGAACATGGCTTTGGAATAGCGGGATTTTACAGGGATGTTCTGGGGGAAGAGGTTGGAGGGGAAATCATGAATACCTTCAAACTTATTTCTCCTGGTCTTCAAGTAGTCACTTATTGAATTCAATTCTTCCAGAAATAAATGTCTGCCCTCACTTAACAGAAAGAGGAGATGTCTAATGCCTAGTGGCACATGGTAACTCTCACAGAGCTCTCGTTCTAAGTAGTCATCCGCCAGATCAGCTGCTTTGTGTGAGATCTCTGCGCGTTCTTGTTGTTCGCGGTCCGCAAAAATGTTCTCAAACTCTTTAGCTATCAGAGCCAGTGCATCTTCCATGGGCATATTACGGTGTACTACGGAGAAGAGAGATACTTTGCTTTTTCACAACGTTATATCAAGACAAAGGAAAAAAACGTGTTTTTTTACACCGTTCAACTGTGAAGTCGAAAAAACCAAACTCCTCCTGTAACATTAACATGTTTAAGTTTTAACTGGATGTTATATGTTCATGATTCAGTACAAACATTTAATACTGGTAAGTTTGGTGGGtgctttaaattttttaataaaaatacacAACTCTTTTTAACAGATCGGTCCTGCATGTGCTCAATCGTTTATAATATTAATTTCATACTTGGAACAATTTTATAAATTGTTCCCAAAGAGAAGAATAGTACTAAGAATTCAATGTAGAAGTCATgactgggaatttttttttaaagtgtatcgTACTGTTCTCTATATGTAGAAACGTACAattgcataaatattttaatgaaacacTATTTGCTGATTCTGCAGTAGCAGCCATGTCTTTTCAGGGAATTTTAATTTTCGGCCAGAAATGTGGTGACTGTAAAGATATTGGTAAAAAGATggtaaaaaggggaggggctgtggctcagtttgtagagcatctgcttggcatgcagaaggtcccaggttcaatccccggcatctccagttaaagggactaggcaagtaggtgatgagaaagacctctgcctgagaccctggagagccgctgccggtcagagtagacaatactgacttggatggaccaagggtctgattcagtaaaaggcagcttcatgtgttcatgtgatctagaCAGCATTTTGTGAACGGGGAGGTGGCTTGAAGCTAAACTTACTTTTGATAGACTGATGAAGCATGATTACGGTGCAAGAGCAAAGCGCTACATTGGATGGTTCAACAAGAACGCAAAATGGGGAACCATCATTTTTAACTTCTTGGAGGGCACGCGTGAGACCTGATTCAGATGTAAGGTATATCATTTCCACCACAAGGCCATGATCCTGCAACCGATGGCCTATGGCTGTTGAGTATTCccttgaaggagaaaaaaagaagcaggTTACATTACAAATTAGAGAGATGCGCAACCGTTCTAAGTTGCTGCTGTTCTGCATGAAATGAGGAAATTTTAGATCACTGGGCTAGCTGCATGAAACGAGGTGGCACAGGTCTGACAACAAGGTGTTTTTTTGAATTCAGCCAACCCTTTTGAAATGGCAGGAGTGGCGGGGTCAGAGTTCCAGAATTTCAGGCTTTAGCACTAACCAGCAAGTTGTGCATGTGAACAAGAGCTTCACAGAGCGTTCATGGCTTCAGCGCAAGCCAGAGTTCCCCCAACCGGCGCACATGTATGAAAACTATGAagggacttttaaaataaaaagaaaaccaccATTTTTCTCGCTTGTGTTCCCAAATGCGGAAGCCCAGAAGCATACGTTTGTTATACCAAAAACGTATGGTGAAGCCCTTGCTGGTTTTAGAGATCGTTAGAAACAGTATTTTATGGAATTCTGGATTCGACTAGATGAGTATTATCTTCCTGGAAGTTCTGCACCAAGAACCATTGATAACCGGTACACACCAATTCTTATTTATCATTTCAATGGCAACTTCAAGAGAACTTCCTGCCGGCAGAAGCCTAACCTATGTATTAGTGAACAACAGTTTGGCAACTATGAACATTAGGTTTATCGACAGATAGGAAACACTTTAAAGTGTGGATTCCCATAAAGTAACAAACTTGCATCGTTGTTGTTTTAGGAAACAGGAATGTGGAAACATGTAACCAAATACAAGTATGCTTTCTTCTAGCATTttaacatacatttttaaaacgaaacaaataaacaaaaaaccccaaaaagcatGAACAAAGGGATTTGGGCAGGAACAATTACATTTCAAGGTACTGAAGGAAATGATCACTTAAGATTAGGGCACTGCAGACTGGCACTGAAGCATGGATTTCTTTTTTCATGTTATGGACTAGTATCACAGAATCTCCAATTCTGGCACCATCCCACCATCAGCTATGAACATTAACACAATTTGAAAAGCTTCCTTTTAACCTAAAGACAAAAGGTGCATTTGCATGGGCCCCCCAGGTTGGTTCCGTTAGGTAGGAcacaaaagcagccatttaaCCCATAAGATGGCACTGTCCCTTGCCACAAGTACACTGTCCCTGCGTAACAGTTTTAAATAAATGGCAGTGGACTTAtctcatgatttttttaaataaaatgtattaatgCCATTTAACAGAGGGCTCCCACTTTGTGTTCAAGATGCTAAAACCCATGCCTGTTATCACACCAGATACCCATTTTGAAGCTGATGTTGGAGTACACGAAGGCTTCAGTGACATGCATTAACCTTACCTGGCTCTGAAAGGATGAACTGTTGAGATTGCAACATGCGTTATTGCCATTTGGACA
Above is a genomic segment from Euleptes europaea isolate rEulEur1 chromosome 17, rEulEur1.hap1, whole genome shotgun sequence containing:
- the LOC130488737 gene encoding nuclear receptor coactivator 5-like; this encodes MASWVKVTTDQAPMPIAEKRQRPGWIPRLLDINPYKTVQKSTYSPPDGYSKEYEDTNSFEELFGQQYHPSTGNEDKYERYQYSQKDDDFAKDIHREKLYLQFYQQIEKEFSKDRPSDCVIVSISKDQAEYSTAIGHRLQDHGLVVEMIYLTSESGLTRALQEVKNDGSPFCVLVEPSNVALCSCTVIMLHQSIKIHRNMPMEDALALIAKEFENIFADREQQERAEISHKAADLADDYLERELCESYHVPLGIRHLLFLLSEGRHLFLEELNSISDYLKTRRNKFEGFVPEAVPLAPAVEDAAFPPSARPSTSALPQTLSKPPPLLPTPGRNPAMGQSAIVPSAKPALLGERPLGGLLPTPGPKGKPPPLLTHSAKRPIALGPSAHLPAKRPLLGRPGLLPTPAQTRSAQHHWVPKPKFLA